One segment of Massilia sp. Se16.2.3 DNA contains the following:
- the der gene encoding ribosome biogenesis GTPase Der, with protein MKPVIALVGRPNVGKSTLFNRLTRSRDALVADLPGLTRDRHYGEGRIGERPFLVIDTGGFEPVAKDGIMHEMALQTKQAVAEADIVVFIVDGRQGLTPHDKTITDFLRKSGRRVMLVINKSEGMKYTSVTAEFYELGMGDPYVISAAHGDGVTDLVNEALDLAFAARPADEEELENQDRGVKIALVGRPNVGKSTLINTLVGEQRVIAFDMPGTTRDSIEVPFERDGKQYTLIDTAGIRRRGKVFEAIEKFSVVKTLQSITEANVVVLMLDAQQDISEQDAHIAGFILESGRALVVAVNKWDGLTSDQRDEVKNTMDRKLDFLGFAETRFISALKGTGIKQLMASVDTAYAAATANLSTPRLTRALQEAVEKQEPKRKGTSRPKMRYAHQGGQNPPIIVIHGNALDGITEPYKRYLEKHFRDTFNLIGTPLRIELKSGKNPFARDKA; from the coding sequence ATGAAGCCGGTAATTGCACTCGTTGGTCGCCCGAACGTCGGAAAGTCGACCCTATTCAACCGCCTGACCCGTTCGCGCGACGCGCTGGTGGCCGATCTTCCTGGCCTGACGCGCGACCGCCACTACGGTGAAGGGCGTATCGGCGAGCGCCCGTTCCTGGTCATCGACACCGGCGGCTTCGAGCCGGTCGCCAAGGACGGCATCATGCACGAGATGGCCCTGCAGACGAAGCAGGCCGTGGCAGAAGCCGACATCGTCGTCTTCATCGTCGACGGCCGCCAGGGCCTGACTCCGCACGACAAGACCATCACCGACTTCCTGCGCAAGTCCGGCCGCCGCGTCATGCTCGTCATTAACAAGAGCGAGGGCATGAAGTACACGTCCGTCACCGCCGAGTTCTATGAACTGGGCATGGGCGACCCGTACGTCATCTCGGCCGCCCACGGCGACGGCGTCACCGACCTCGTCAACGAGGCGCTCGACCTGGCCTTCGCGGCGCGTCCCGCCGATGAGGAAGAACTGGAAAACCAGGACCGCGGCGTCAAGATCGCCCTGGTCGGCCGCCCGAACGTGGGCAAGTCGACCCTGATCAACACCCTGGTCGGCGAGCAGCGCGTGATCGCCTTCGACATGCCGGGTACCACCCGCGACTCGATCGAGGTGCCGTTCGAACGCGACGGCAAGCAGTACACGCTGATCGACACGGCCGGTATCCGCCGCCGCGGCAAGGTGTTCGAAGCGATCGAGAAGTTCTCGGTCGTCAAAACCCTGCAGTCGATCACCGAGGCGAATGTGGTCGTGCTGATGCTCGACGCTCAGCAAGATATTTCCGAGCAGGATGCGCACATCGCCGGCTTCATCCTTGAGTCGGGCCGCGCCCTGGTGGTGGCGGTCAACAAGTGGGATGGCTTGACCTCCGACCAGCGCGACGAGGTCAAGAACACGATGGACCGCAAGCTCGACTTCCTGGGCTTTGCTGAAACGCGCTTCATCTCGGCGCTGAAGGGCACCGGCATCAAGCAACTCATGGCGTCGGTGGACACGGCCTATGCCGCGGCGACGGCCAACCTGTCGACGCCGCGCCTGACGCGCGCACTCCAGGAAGCGGTCGAGAAGCAGGAGCCGAAGCGCAAGGGCACCTCGCGTCCGAAGATGCGCTACGCCCACCAGGGCGGCCAGAACCCGCCGATCATCGTCATCCACGGCAATGCGCTCGACGGCATCACCGAGCCCTACAAGCGCTACCTGGAAAAGCACTTCCGCGACACCTTCAACCTGATCGGCACTCCGCTGCGGATTGAATTGAAGAGCGGCAAGAACCCGTTCGCCAGGGACAAGGCATAA
- the hflX gene encoding GTPase HflX produces the protein MADAPGNNSTRAVLVGVDFGAVDFTASLEELGLLASSAGAEPIDTITAKRNAPDPAYFVGSGKADEIGVAAKALGAELVIFNHALSPAQQRNLERRLELRIIDRTSLILDIFAQRAKSHEGKLQVELAQLQHLATRLIRGWTHLERQKGGIGLRGPGETQLETDRRLIGERVKALRTRLTKLRKQHETQRRARNRNATFSVSLVGYTNAGKSTLFNTLTKAGVYVANQLFATLDTTSRRLYLGDETGSVVISDTVGFVRELPHQLVAAFRATLEETIHADLLLHVVDGSSPTRMEQIEQVNEVLREIGADHIPQILVWNKIDAADLQPGVERDEYDKISRVFISARSGAGLDLLRDAIVEAASSDRGLTPKNEEQDDAAPDLSMDDLSSDAGESNPTSTHVGPH, from the coding sequence ATGGCTGACGCCCCCGGCAACAACAGCACCCGCGCCGTCCTCGTCGGCGTCGATTTCGGCGCCGTCGATTTCACGGCCAGCCTCGAAGAGCTGGGCTTGCTGGCCAGCTCTGCCGGCGCGGAACCGATCGACACGATTACCGCCAAGCGCAACGCCCCCGACCCGGCCTATTTCGTCGGCAGCGGCAAGGCCGACGAAATCGGCGTTGCCGCCAAGGCGCTTGGCGCGGAACTCGTCATCTTCAACCACGCTCTATCCCCGGCGCAGCAGCGTAACCTCGAGCGCCGCCTGGAATTGCGCATCATCGACCGTACCAGCCTGATCCTCGACATCTTCGCGCAGCGCGCCAAGAGCCACGAGGGCAAGCTCCAGGTCGAGCTGGCCCAGCTGCAGCACCTGGCCACGCGCCTGATCCGCGGCTGGACTCACCTGGAACGCCAGAAGGGCGGTATCGGCCTGCGCGGTCCTGGCGAAACCCAGCTCGAGACCGACCGCCGCCTGATCGGCGAGCGCGTGAAAGCCTTGCGCACCCGCCTGACCAAGCTCCGCAAGCAACACGAAACCCAGCGCCGCGCGCGCAACCGCAATGCCACTTTCTCGGTGTCGCTGGTCGGCTATACCAATGCCGGCAAGTCGACCCTGTTCAACACGCTGACCAAGGCCGGCGTCTATGTCGCGAACCAGCTGTTCGCCACGCTGGACACCACCAGCCGCCGCCTGTATCTCGGCGACGAGACCGGCAGCGTCGTCATCTCCGATACCGTCGGCTTCGTGCGCGAACTGCCCCACCAGCTGGTGGCCGCTTTCCGCGCGACGCTGGAAGAAACCATCCACGCCGACCTGCTCTTGCACGTGGTCGACGGTTCCTCGCCGACCCGCATGGAGCAGATCGAGCAGGTCAACGAGGTCTTGCGCGAAATCGGCGCCGACCACATTCCGCAAATCCTCGTATGGAACAAGATTGATGCGGCCGACCTTCAGCCTGGGGTCGAGCGTGATGAATATGATAAAATCAGCCGCGTTTTTATCAGCGCCAGGAGCGGCGCCGGCCTCGATTTGCTGCGCGATGCGATTGTCGAGGCGGCCAGCTCCGACCGCGGTCTGACCCCTAAAAACGAAGAGCAGGACGATGCAGCGCCGGACCTTTCGATGGACGACTTGTCCAGCGATGCCGGCGAAAGTAATCCAACCTCCACCCATGTCGGGCCCCACTAA
- the hflC gene encoding protease modulator HflC: protein MNRLVTIFVAGFIALMLLSSTVFVVDQRRFAIVFALGEVREVIAEPGLHFKLPPPFQNVIYLDKRILTLDTPDADRFITAEKKNILVDAFVKWRIEQPRLYYVSFNGDERAAVNRMSQIVKAALNDEITKRTVREVISGERGAVMDAVRNKVIAEARQIGVGIVDVRLKRVDYIDQINASVYDRMRAERARVANELRSTGSAESEQIRADADRQRTVILAEAFREAEKIKGEGDARASAIYAESFGKNPEFYRFYRSLEAYRASFKAHGDVMVIDSNSEFFKYFRNQGSK from the coding sequence ATGAACCGCCTCGTAACCATTTTCGTGGCGGGCTTCATTGCCCTGATGCTGCTGTCCTCGACCGTCTTCGTGGTCGACCAGCGCCGCTTCGCCATCGTTTTCGCCCTGGGTGAAGTGCGCGAGGTGATTGCCGAGCCGGGCCTGCACTTCAAGCTGCCGCCGCCGTTCCAGAACGTGATCTATCTCGACAAGCGCATCCTGACGCTGGATACGCCGGATGCCGACCGCTTCATCACGGCCGAGAAGAAGAACATCCTGGTCGACGCCTTCGTCAAGTGGCGCATCGAACAGCCGCGCCTGTACTACGTCAGCTTCAACGGCGACGAGCGTGCTGCCGTGAACCGCATGTCGCAGATCGTCAAGGCTGCCCTGAACGACGAGATCACCAAGCGCACCGTGCGCGAAGTGATTTCCGGCGAGCGTGGCGCGGTGATGGACGCGGTGCGCAACAAGGTCATCGCCGAAGCCAGGCAGATCGGTGTCGGCATCGTCGACGTGCGCCTCAAGCGCGTGGACTACATCGACCAGATCAACGCCTCGGTCTACGACCGCATGCGCGCCGAGCGCGCCCGCGTGGCCAATGAACTGCGCTCGACCGGTTCGGCCGAATCGGAGCAGATCCGCGCCGACGCCGACCGCCAGCGCACCGTGATCCTGGCCGAAGCCTTCCGCGAAGCCGAGAAGATCAAGGGCGAGGGCGACGCCAGGGCGTCCGCGATCTATGCCGAATCCTTCGGCAAGAACCCCGAGTTCTACCGCTTCTACCGCTCCCTCGAAGCCTACCGCGCCAGCTTCAAGGCCCACGGCGACGTGATGGTGATCGACTCGAATTCGGAGTTCTTCAAGTACTTCAGGAACCAGGGCAGCAAATAA
- a CDS encoding ATP phosphoribosyltransferase regulatory subunit produces MPNWLLPENIADVLPSEARKIEELRRLMLDAFRLYGYELVMPPLLEYVESLLAGAGEDTDLRTFKLVDQLSGRLLGLRADMTTQVARIDAHLLNRDSVTRLCYAGSVLHTRPSGLHATREPIQIGAEIYGHAGLEADAEIQELALASVALAGFLDVRLDMAHVGVLRALLNEDPLAKKDEAQITALLRAKDTPGLDELTRAYAPATRAALLALPNLYGDVDVLARAKEVLPALPGITRALAELAALAAGAIGRAQVAIDLADLRGYQYESGAMFALYVPGLPNAVARGGRYDHVGEAFGRARPATGFSLDLRELARLLPTAERKHSIRAPWGNAPELREKIADLRKAGEVVIQSMPGHDNVQDEFECDRVLVLEDGNWILKNLG; encoded by the coding sequence ATGCCGAACTGGCTTTTGCCTGAGAATATCGCCGACGTCCTGCCGTCCGAAGCGCGCAAGATCGAAGAGCTGCGCCGCCTGATGCTCGACGCCTTCCGCCTGTACGGCTACGAGCTCGTGATGCCGCCGCTGCTCGAATACGTCGAGTCGCTGCTGGCCGGCGCCGGGGAAGATACCGACCTGCGCACCTTCAAGCTGGTCGACCAGCTGTCCGGACGCCTGCTCGGCCTGCGCGCCGACATGACCACCCAGGTCGCGCGCATCGATGCCCACCTGCTCAACCGCGATTCCGTCACCCGCCTGTGCTACGCCGGCAGCGTGCTGCATACCCGTCCGTCGGGCTTGCACGCCACCCGCGAACCGATCCAGATCGGCGCCGAGATCTACGGCCACGCCGGCCTCGAGGCCGATGCCGAGATCCAGGAACTGGCCCTCGCGTCCGTCGCCCTGGCAGGCTTCCTCGACGTGCGCCTCGACATGGCCCACGTCGGCGTGCTGCGCGCACTGCTGAACGAAGACCCGCTGGCGAAAAAAGACGAAGCCCAGATCACGGCGCTGCTGCGCGCGAAAGACACGCCCGGCCTGGACGAACTGACCCGCGCCTATGCCCCGGCCACCCGCGCCGCGCTGCTGGCGCTGCCGAACCTGTATGGCGACGTCGACGTGCTGGCCCGCGCGAAAGAGGTGCTGCCTGCGCTGCCGGGCATTACCCGCGCGCTGGCCGAACTGGCGGCGCTGGCGGCCGGCGCCATTGGCCGCGCGCAAGTGGCCATCGACCTGGCCGACCTGCGCGGCTACCAGTACGAAAGCGGCGCCATGTTCGCCCTCTACGTGCCGGGCCTGCCGAACGCCGTGGCGCGTGGCGGCCGCTACGACCACGTGGGCGAAGCCTTCGGGCGCGCCCGTCCGGCCACCGGCTTCTCGCTGGACTTGCGCGAGCTCGCGCGCCTCCTGCCGACGGCCGAACGCAAGCATTCGATCCGCGCCCCCTGGGGCAATGCGCCGGAGCTGCGCGAAAAAATCGCTGACCTGCGCAAGGCAGGCGAAGTCGTGATCCAGTCCATGCCGGGTCACGATAATGTTCAGGACGAGTTCGAGTGCGACCGCGTGCTCGTCCTCGAAGATGGAAATTGGATTCTCAAAAACTTAGGTTAA
- a CDS encoding MarC family protein, with product MTQSFFQTFILLILVTDPFGNVPLFATALKDTPVHRRPRIVVRECAIAFLLLLVFMFFGQHFLAALHLTPIALRIGGAVILLIIAIRMIFPHPDGVLGRSEHGEPFIVPLAIPALAGPSALATVLLFSSGSTSETLVHVAALAAVGVVWLAVFLSAERLQQKLGPQVMTAFERLMGLILTAMSVEMLLGGIREFVKTL from the coding sequence ATGACCCAAAGCTTCTTCCAGACCTTCATCCTCCTGATCCTCGTCACTGATCCTTTCGGCAACGTTCCCTTGTTCGCTACCGCTCTCAAGGACACTCCGGTCCACCGCCGTCCGCGCATTGTCGTGCGCGAGTGCGCGATCGCCTTCCTGTTGCTGCTGGTCTTCATGTTCTTCGGCCAGCACTTCCTGGCCGCGCTGCACCTGACGCCGATCGCGCTGCGTATCGGCGGCGCCGTCATTCTCCTGATCATCGCGATCCGCATGATCTTTCCCCACCCTGATGGCGTGCTCGGGCGTAGCGAGCATGGCGAACCCTTCATCGTGCCGCTGGCCATTCCCGCGCTGGCGGGGCCCTCGGCGCTGGCGACCGTGCTGCTGTTCAGTTCCGGCAGTACCTCCGAAACGCTCGTGCACGTGGCGGCGCTGGCGGCCGTGGGCGTGGTCTGGCTGGCCGTGTTCCTCAGTGCCGAACGCCTGCAGCAGAAGCTGGGGCCCCAGGTGATGACGGCCTTCGAGCGCCTGATGGGCCTGATCCTGACGGCGATGTCGGTCGAGATGCTGCTCGGTGGCATACGCGAATTCGTAAAGACCCTTTGA
- the hisS gene encoding histidine--tRNA ligase: MSKPEKIVAIKGMNDILPADAPLWELFENTAETILKSYGYQKIVTPIVEETGLFARAIGAVTDIVEKEMYSFTDSMNGDQLTLRPEGTAGVVRAVLEHNLVYDGPKRLWYKGPMFRHERPQRGRYRQFFQFGAEAVGFTGPDIDAELIMLCRRLWDDLGLQNVRLELNSIGNAEERNRHRADLIAYFEQHTDVLDAEAKRRLHANPLRILDTKNPAMQEMVNGAPQLLSYLGEESLAHFEGVKRLLDRNNVQYTVNPRLVRGLDYYNRTVFEWVTEELGSQGTICAGGRYDPLIETFGGKATPGVGFAMGIERIIELMKGLGEPAQPSQCDVYMVHAGEEAQVQAFILAERLRDAGLDVVLHCATPTGAGSFKSQMKKADASGAAFAVILGEDEVAQGVAAVKSLRGEAGEQQQASVPFLEVVDHVVDAIVGDHDHDHDHVHYHP; this comes from the coding sequence ATGTCCAAACCAGAAAAAATCGTTGCCATCAAAGGCATGAACGACATCCTCCCGGCTGACGCGCCGCTGTGGGAGCTGTTCGAGAACACCGCCGAGACCATCCTCAAAAGCTACGGCTACCAGAAGATCGTCACGCCCATCGTCGAGGAAACCGGCCTGTTCGCGCGCGCCATCGGCGCCGTCACCGACATCGTCGAGAAGGAAATGTATTCCTTCACCGATTCGATGAACGGCGACCAGCTGACGCTGCGTCCGGAAGGCACGGCCGGCGTGGTGCGCGCGGTGCTCGAGCATAACCTCGTGTACGACGGCCCGAAACGCCTCTGGTACAAGGGCCCGATGTTCCGCCACGAGCGTCCGCAGCGCGGCCGCTATCGGCAGTTCTTCCAGTTCGGCGCAGAAGCCGTCGGCTTTACCGGCCCGGACATCGACGCCGAACTGATCATGCTGTGCCGTCGCCTGTGGGACGACCTGGGCTTGCAGAACGTGCGCCTGGAATTGAACTCGATCGGTAACGCGGAAGAGCGCAACCGCCACCGCGCCGACCTGATCGCCTATTTCGAACAGCACACGGACGTGCTCGACGCCGAGGCCAAGCGCCGCCTGCATGCCAACCCGCTGCGCATCCTGGACACCAAGAACCCCGCCATGCAGGAAATGGTGAACGGCGCGCCGCAGCTGCTGTCTTATCTCGGCGAGGAATCGCTCGCGCACTTCGAAGGCGTCAAGCGCCTGCTGGACCGCAACAACGTGCAATACACGGTGAATCCGCGCCTGGTGCGCGGCCTCGACTACTACAACCGCACCGTGTTCGAATGGGTCACCGAGGAACTCGGCTCGCAGGGCACGATCTGCGCCGGCGGCCGCTACGATCCGCTGATCGAAACCTTCGGCGGCAAGGCCACGCCGGGCGTCGGTTTCGCGATGGGCATCGAGCGCATCATCGAGCTGATGAAAGGCCTGGGCGAACCGGCACAGCCGAGCCAGTGCGACGTCTACATGGTGCACGCGGGCGAGGAAGCGCAGGTGCAGGCCTTCATCCTGGCCGAGCGCCTGCGCGATGCAGGCCTGGACGTTGTGTTACATTGCGCAACGCCAACAGGCGCGGGCAGCTTCAAGAGCCAGATGAAGAAGGCCGACGCCAGTGGCGCGGCCTTTGCCGTGATCCTGGGCGAAGACGAAGTGGCGCAGGGCGTGGCGGCGGTGAAGTCGCTGCGTGGCGAGGCTGGCGAACAGCAGCAGGCCAGCGTGCCCTTCCTGGAAGTGGTCGACCACGTCGTCGATGCCATCGTCGGCGATCACGATCACGACCACGATCACGTGCATTACCACCCGTAA
- a CDS encoding phosphoribosyltransferase produces the protein MNTPASTDNDLWVSWDEYNRLVERLALQVYESNWKFDMVLCLARGGVRPGDVISRIFDVPLAILSTSSYREEAGTKQGNLDIAKYMTMTKGPLAGRILLVDDLADSGVTLQRVREHLQTNYPEVSEVRSAVIWVKGTSAFKPDYHLEDLPHNPWIHQPFEDYDGLRPHQLSAWMKKFEK, from the coding sequence ATGAATACCCCTGCATCGACCGACAACGACCTCTGGGTTTCCTGGGACGAGTACAACCGCCTGGTCGAGCGCCTGGCGCTGCAAGTCTATGAGTCAAACTGGAAGTTCGACATGGTCCTGTGCCTGGCGCGCGGCGGCGTGCGTCCTGGCGACGTCATCTCGCGCATCTTCGACGTGCCGCTGGCGATCCTGTCGACCAGCTCCTACCGCGAAGAAGCCGGCACCAAGCAGGGCAACCTGGACATCGCCAAGTACATGACGATGACCAAGGGTCCGCTGGCCGGCCGCATCCTGCTGGTCGACGACCTGGCCGACTCCGGCGTGACCCTGCAGCGCGTACGCGAGCACCTGCAGACGAATTATCCGGAAGTGAGCGAAGTGCGCTCGGCCGTCATCTGGGTGAAAGGTACCTCGGCATTCAAGCCGGACTACCACCTGGAAGACCTGCCGCACAACCCGTGGATCCACCAGCCGTTCGAAGACTACGATGGCCTGCGTCCGCACCAGTTGTCGGCCTGGATGAAGAAGTTCGAGAAGTAA
- the hflK gene encoding FtsH protease activity modulator HflK, translating into MLVSLFKKFGVKLSLNARSAAPSRWGKTPQGDPKAQEGRRPGEGPPDLDQMWRDFNARLNRLFGSRGNGDGGAPYRNEGRGVGITASVIGFIVLLIWLASGAFIVQEGQVGVVTTFGRLSHTTGAGFNWRWPAPIQSHETVNVSQVRTAEIGYRDNVRNKQGAEALMLTDDENIIDIQFAVQYTLKDPVAWVFNNRDQDLTVHQVAETAIREVVGKSKMDFVLYEGREKVAVDVHTMMQKIVDRYNLGVLITNVTMQAVQPPEQVQSAFDDAVKAGQDRARARNEGEAYANDVIPRARGAAFRLLQDAEAYRSMVVENATGNAARFNQVVVEYAKAPGVTRDRMYIDTMQQIFSSTSKVMVDAKSGSNLLYLPLDKLIAQVAANDAATGSARSGPVAVPQEGANAATPTQEVMQTIESVRQRDSRSRDSQRDRESR; encoded by the coding sequence ATGCTCGTTTCTTTATTCAAGAAGTTCGGCGTCAAACTGTCGCTGAACGCGCGGTCTGCCGCACCATCGCGCTGGGGGAAAACTCCCCAGGGTGACCCCAAGGCCCAGGAGGGCCGCCGCCCGGGCGAAGGTCCGCCCGACCTCGATCAAATGTGGCGTGATTTCAATGCGCGCCTGAACCGCCTGTTCGGCAGCCGTGGCAATGGCGATGGCGGCGCACCGTACCGCAACGAAGGCCGGGGCGTCGGCATCACGGCGTCCGTCATCGGCTTCATCGTGCTCCTGATCTGGCTCGCCAGCGGCGCCTTCATCGTGCAGGAAGGGCAGGTCGGCGTGGTCACCACCTTCGGCCGCCTGTCCCACACCACCGGGGCCGGTTTCAACTGGCGCTGGCCGGCGCCGATCCAGTCGCACGAAACGGTCAACGTCTCGCAGGTGCGCACCGCCGAAATCGGCTACCGCGACAACGTGCGCAACAAGCAGGGCGCCGAGGCGCTGATGCTGACCGACGACGAAAACATCATCGACATCCAGTTCGCGGTGCAGTACACGCTGAAGGATCCGGTCGCCTGGGTCTTCAACAACCGCGACCAGGACCTGACGGTGCACCAGGTTGCCGAGACGGCGATCCGCGAAGTGGTCGGTAAAAGCAAGATGGACTTCGTGCTGTATGAAGGCCGCGAGAAGGTCGCCGTCGACGTCCACACGATGATGCAGAAGATCGTCGACCGCTACAACCTTGGCGTGTTGATCACGAACGTGACGATGCAGGCGGTGCAGCCGCCCGAGCAGGTGCAAAGCGCCTTTGATGACGCCGTGAAGGCCGGCCAGGACCGTGCCCGCGCCCGCAACGAAGGCGAAGCCTATGCCAACGACGTGATCCCGCGCGCACGCGGCGCCGCCTTCCGCCTGCTGCAGGATGCGGAAGCCTACCGTTCGATGGTGGTCGAAAACGCCACCGGTAACGCGGCGCGCTTCAACCAGGTGGTGGTGGAATACGCCAAGGCACCGGGCGTGACGCGCGACCGCATGTACATCGACACGATGCAGCAGATCTTCAGCAGCACCAGCAAGGTCATGGTCGATGCCAAGTCGGGTTCGAACCTGCTCTACCTGCCGCTCGATAAATTGATCGCCCAGGTTGCCGCCAACGACGCCGCCACCGGCAGCGCCCGTTCCGGTCCCGTGGCTGTGCCGCAGGAGGGGGCCAACGCCGCCACGCCGACGCAGGAAGTGATGCAAACCATTGAATCGGTGCGCCAGCGCGACAGCCGCAGCCGCGATTCCCAACGTGACCGGGAGAGCCGCTGA
- a CDS encoding tetratricopeptide repeat protein: MAYDLEEQEQIATFKAFWSKYGNLIMWVLILALGSFAVYNYWKKMQRDQSVEASALYESMTDAAGAKDNAKAQRIAGDIQSKFKRTAYAQMSALAAAKTAFEANDLKAARAQLQWVIDNGNDEYKSVAQLRLAGVLLDEKDYAGAMKLLDAQYLPQFSAEVADRKGDVLVAQNKITEARAAYVQALAAMGPKHPGSQLVRIKLEAIGGTAPEAKDAAKAAA, translated from the coding sequence ATGGCATACGACCTCGAAGAACAAGAACAGATTGCAACTTTCAAGGCATTCTGGTCCAAGTACGGCAACCTGATCATGTGGGTACTGATCCTGGCGCTGGGCTCCTTCGCCGTTTATAACTACTGGAAGAAGATGCAGCGCGACCAGTCGGTCGAGGCATCGGCTCTGTACGAAAGCATGACCGACGCCGCTGGCGCGAAGGACAATGCCAAGGCCCAGCGCATCGCCGGCGATATCCAGTCGAAATTCAAGCGCACCGCCTACGCGCAGATGAGCGCGCTGGCCGCCGCCAAGACCGCTTTCGAGGCGAACGACCTGAAAGCCGCGCGCGCCCAGCTGCAGTGGGTGATCGACAACGGCAACGACGAGTACAAATCGGTGGCCCAGCTGCGCCTGGCCGGCGTGCTGCTGGACGAAAAGGATTACGCGGGCGCCATGAAACTGCTCGACGCGCAATACCTGCCACAGTTCAGCGCCGAAGTGGCCGACCGCAAGGGCGACGTGCTGGTCGCGCAGAACAAGATCACGGAAGCACGCGCCGCCTACGTCCAGGCGCTGGCCGCGATGGGTCCGAAGCATCCGGGCAGCCAGCTGGTGCGTATCAAGCTCGAAGCCATCGGCGGAACCGCGCCGGAAGCGAAGGATGCCGCGAAAGCCGCCGCCTGA
- the bamB gene encoding outer membrane protein assembly factor BamB, with protein MRITRKLLGAGVLALMTGCSTLSSLNPFSSKSKGNEPAPLVELKGTMAVRTAWKLDIGKAHGNQFSPALAGNTVIVASTDGTIARVEAADGRQLWRVKADSELTAGVGTDGNVIAVGGADGVLMAFDMDGKTLWKTQLSSEILSSPAVGQGIVVARSIDNRIVGIDAATGQKKWTVQRATPPLTLRTAPGMVVYDKDVIIAQPAGKLGAFLLATGAPRWEVEVGQARGATELERVTDIGGAPTIFETDVCAASYQGRVACYELSSGTPRWTRDISLALVGVAVDQRFVFAADDKGALNAFVRDGGASARKNDKLAFRSLSTPVSYGRAVAVGDYEGYVHFLSREDGSFLARAATDGSAITGTPVVAGSNLIFQTQNGTVTAIAVE; from the coding sequence ATGCGTATTACCCGTAAGCTGCTTGGTGCCGGTGTCCTGGCCCTGATGACGGGCTGCTCGACCCTGAGCTCGCTCAATCCGTTTTCGTCGAAGTCGAAAGGCAACGAGCCTGCGCCCCTCGTCGAGCTGAAAGGCACGATGGCGGTGCGCACCGCGTGGAAGCTCGATATCGGCAAGGCGCACGGCAACCAGTTCTCGCCTGCGCTGGCGGGTAACACCGTGATCGTCGCAAGCACCGACGGCACCATCGCCCGCGTCGAAGCGGCCGACGGCCGCCAGCTCTGGCGCGTGAAGGCCGATTCCGAGCTGACCGCCGGCGTCGGCACCGACGGCAACGTGATCGCCGTCGGCGGTGCCGATGGCGTCCTGATGGCCTTCGACATGGACGGCAAGACACTGTGGAAAACCCAGCTGTCGAGCGAAATCCTCTCGAGCCCGGCAGTGGGGCAGGGCATCGTCGTGGCACGTTCGATCGACAACCGCATCGTCGGCATCGACGCCGCCACCGGCCAGAAGAAGTGGACCGTGCAGCGTGCAACGCCGCCGCTCACGCTGCGCACCGCGCCGGGCATGGTGGTCTACGACAAGGACGTGATCATCGCCCAGCCGGCTGGCAAGCTCGGCGCCTTCCTACTCGCCACCGGCGCGCCGCGCTGGGAAGTCGAAGTCGGCCAGGCGCGCGGCGCCACCGAACTGGAACGCGTGACCGACATCGGTGGCGCCCCGACCATCTTCGAAACCGACGTCTGCGCCGCCAGCTACCAGGGGCGTGTCGCCTGCTACGAGCTGAGCTCGGGCACGCCGCGCTGGACGCGCGACATCTCCCTCGCGCTGGTGGGCGTCGCCGTCGACCAGCGCTTCGTCTTCGCCGCCGACGACAAGGGCGCGCTGAACGCCTTCGTCCGCGACGGCGGCGCCAGCGCCCGGAAGAACGACAAGCTGGCCTTCCGCAGCCTGTCGACCCCGGTCTCGTATGGCCGCGCGGTCGCGGTCGGCGATTACGAGGGCTATGTGCACTTCCTGTCGCGCGAGGACGGCAGCTTCCTGGCGCGCGCCGCCACCGACGGCAGCGCCATCACCGGCACGCCGGTCGTCGCCGGATCGAACCTGATTTTTCAAACACAAAACGGAACAGTGACCGCCATCGCGGTCGAATAA
- the hfq gene encoding RNA chaperone Hfq: MSNKGQLLQDPFLNALRKEHVPVSIYLVNGIKLQGHIESFDQYVVLLRNTVTQMVYKHAISTVVPARAVNLNLDSEAE; the protein is encoded by the coding sequence ATGAGCAACAAAGGGCAACTGTTACAAGACCCATTCCTCAATGCCTTGCGCAAGGAGCATGTCCCAGTCTCGATCTACCTGGTCAACGGGATCAAGCTGCAAGGCCATATCGAGTCGTTCGATCAGTACGTCGTCCTGCTCCGCAACACTGTGACCCAGATGGTGTACAAGCATGCCATTTCGACCGTTGTCCCGGCCCGGGCCGTCAACCTCAACCTCGACTCCGAAGCCGAGTAA